The Candidatus Equadaptatus faecalis nucleotide sequence AAGACTTAAATTAAAAGCACTACACATTAGGGACACGCCGCTGGATTCTGCGCTAAGCCTTTCGGCTTCCGCAGAAAGACGGAAATATTTACACGGACAAACAAAAAATCTACCACTGCGGAACAAGCTCAAAAGACGCCGGAGAGCGGATAACCACCATAACGAAAATAGAAGACACAGCGCTCTACGGTGCAATGATCTCCGAACTTGCAAACAATCCGCCGCTGAAATTGAAATAGAAACGGGCTGGAAATTTACAGGACAAAATCAGAGAATTGTGCGAAAATATAGGCGTACAAAATATTTGGGTAAAGGGCGGATTATAAATGACAAAGCAGCAGCTTGCGGCAAAGATATGGGCATCGGCGAACGCAATGCGCTCAAAAATTGAAGCCAACGAGTATAAGGACTATATACTCAGTTTTATTTTCTATAAATTTCTTTCTGACAAAGAAGAAGAATATCTCAGAAAAAATGATTACACTGATGAAGATATAGCAGAGTGCTTAAACGAAGACAACGAAGATACACTGAAATTATGCCGCGACAATCTTGGATACTTTATTGCGTATGAAAATCTTTTTTCCGTATGGACAGACCCTAAAAGTGATTTCCGCGTTGCAAATGTTGTCAATGCACTGAACGCTTTTGACCGTCTTATCAGTACCGAAACAAAGAAAAACAGGCTTTTCAAAGGAATATTCAACACACTTTCAAACGGGCTTTCAAAACTTGGAGATACAGAAGGCGCGCAGACGAAAGCAATCAGCAAATTGTTCGCTCTGATACAAGATATTCCCATGGACGGGAGTCAGGATTATGACGTTCTCGGTTTTATCTATGAATATCTTATTGCTAACTTTGCGGCAAATGCGGGCAAAAAAGCAGGAGAATTTTATACACCGCACGAAGTATCTCTGCTCATGTCTGAAATAATAGCAGAACAGCTGAAAGACAAAGAAGAAATAACAATATTAGACCCTACAAGCGGCTCAGGCTCCCTGCTTATCAACATAGGCAAGGCAGTTGCCAAAAACATGAAAGACAAAAATAAAATCAAATATTACGCGCAGGAACTAAAAGAAAACACATATAACCTTACGCGAATGAATCTTGTCATGCGCGGCATAAACGCTTCAAACATTGCAGTCAGAAACGCAGACACCCTTGAAGATGACTGTCCGTATTTTGACGATGAAACAGCATACGAAATGCTTCCGGTAGATGCCGTTGTCTCCAACCCTCCCTACTCGCAGCATTGGGACACAACAGACAAAGAAAACAACCCCAGATTTTCCGAATACGGAGTTGCGCCAAAGGGCAAAGCTGATTACGCTTTTTTGCTTCATGACCTTTACCATGTCAAAAACGACGGCGGCTTAATGACGATAGTGCTGCCTCACGGTGTACTTTTCAGAGGAGGCGAAGAAGGGGAAATACGCAAAAACCTCATAGAACACAACAAAATTGACACAATAATAGGACTTCCCGCGAATATTTTCTTCGGCACGTCAATTCCAACAATCATTATGGTGCTGAAACAACGCAGGACTACAACAGACATACTGATTATAGATGCTTCAAAAGGCTTCATAAAAGAAGGCAAAAACAACAAACTCCGTGCCTGCGATATAAAGAAAATAGCAGATACAATACGCGACAGAGCAACGATAGACAAATTCTCAAGAGTCGTTACAAAAGATGAAATCAGAGAAAACGACTACAACCTCAATATTCCTCGCTATGTTGACTCGTCAGAAAAAGCTGAAAACTGGGATATATACGCGATAATGTTCGGCGGAATACCCAACAGCGAAATTGACGAACTCAAAGAATATTGGACGACATTCCCGACACTGCGCGGGCAACTCTTTAAGCCTGAAAACAAAGAATATTGCAGCGTAAATACCGAAGATTTTAAAACAATGATTGAAAACTGTGCCGATGTTGCGTTATTCAAAGAAACGCACAAAGCCGCGTTTGACGGTTTCGCTGAGCAGCTCAAAGACAGACTTATCGGTGAAATGATGAAAATTTACGTCAGCGCTGAAGAAAAAATCATTGGAAACGACATATTCAAGCGTCTTGAAAAAAATCCTCTTGTTGATAAATATTATGCCTATCAGCTGCTTGACGACAGATGGCAGAAAATAGCAACAGACCTTGAAATATTACAGACAGAAGGCTTTGACGCCGTTCGCAAAATTGACCCCAATATAGTTACAAAGAAGACAAAAGATGACAAAATAGAAGAAGTGCAAAAAGGCTGGGTTGGCAGAATAATGCCTTTTGAACTGATACAGACAAATTTCTTCGCGGCAGAACTGACAGCGCTTGACGAAAACAGAGACAAACTTGCGGAAATAGTCAG carries:
- a CDS encoding type I restriction-modification system subunit M, producing the protein MTKQQLAAKIWASANAMRSKIEANEYKDYILSFIFYKFLSDKEEEYLRKNDYTDEDIAECLNEDNEDTLKLCRDNLGYFIAYENLFSVWTDPKSDFRVANVVNALNAFDRLISTETKKNRLFKGIFNTLSNGLSKLGDTEGAQTKAISKLFALIQDIPMDGSQDYDVLGFIYEYLIANFAANAGKKAGEFYTPHEVSLLMSEIIAEQLKDKEEITILDPTSGSGSLLINIGKAVAKNMKDKNKIKYYAQELKENTYNLTRMNLVMRGINASNIAVRNADTLEDDCPYFDDETAYEMLPVDAVVSNPPYSQHWDTTDKENNPRFSEYGVAPKGKADYAFLLHDLYHVKNDGGLMTIVLPHGVLFRGGEEGEIRKNLIEHNKIDTIIGLPANIFFGTSIPTIIMVLKQRRTTTDILIIDASKGFIKEGKNNKLRACDIKKIADTIRDRATIDKFSRVVTKDEIRENDYNLNIPRYVDSSEKAENWDIYAIMFGGIPNSEIDELKEYWTTFPTLRGQLFKPENKEYCSVNTEDFKTMIENCADVALFKETHKAAFDGFAEQLKDRLIGEMMKIYVSAEEKIIGNDIFKRLEKNPLVDKYYAYQLLDDRWQKIATDLEILQTEGFDAVRKIDPNIVTKKTKDDKIEEVQKGWVGRIMPFELIQTNFFAAELTALDENRDKLAEIVSRKTDAWEEFEDDEKEQLTKDDSDDIDSTKLKNEFKRLKDERYRPTKADADSFDARLYLYGKIIAEEKVQKKKIKQLETALETKTISKINTLTDDEAKDLLNQKWILPLDTAIAEIPDKIIATLTEKAERLVKKYETTMLEVENNLRDTSKELSAMIDDLTGSDYDMQGLAAFKKLLEGENVKKTCPEKMFPKNDSKVPEIRFNGFTEDWEQRKFSDIAETRRGLTYTPENIRSSGIRVLRSSNIDEDTFVMSDDDVFVEDKAVNIPYLNNGDILITSANGSSRLVGKHAIINNIKEKSVVHGGFMLVASSKNPSFVNALMSAPWYATFINLYVAGGNGAIGNLNKNDLDNQCVFVPDVEEQRCIGEYFKNLDALIMSYQCEIEKLQNLKKALLEKMFVE